One Bacillus sp. FJAT-52991 genomic region harbors:
- a CDS encoding HAMP domain-containing sensor histidine kinase encodes MKTLYTRIILIYILTFIISLVAAVVTVSYLVDKKYSREQENLMLEQGQSFIQLYKSVPDKELLKSTYNGFLESLYLRIQLYDGTGDIQVFGSQRKEITKISDEIVQSVKQGDVYKSEKDIFGYMTVGLPFTVDGEPHAVFVYIDDGGMTKDLYKILNIGLFVAIMLGALLILVVSRYIVHPLTKMTDVTKKLAKGQFDVQLHSKRKDEIGTLSRSIDAMAKDLSRLEEMRRNFISDVSHEVQTPLTSIRGFSKALKREGLSEMERIEFSEVIEQESERLSRLCRNLLSLASLESDQHPFDPTSYALDEQIRGLILKTEPQWLEKELELEIKLPKATIEADRDLLYQVWMNLLQNSIKYNHQGGKIRIWLRPKGERVQVGVEDTGPGIADEDQRHIFDRFYRADSSRTEKTSHGIGLSIVKRIVDIHQGDIHVDSQIGSGSRFVITLPLRQKR; translated from the coding sequence ATGAAAACGCTCTATACTAGAATCATCCTCATTTATATATTGACTTTTATTATCAGTCTAGTGGCTGCGGTCGTCACAGTGAGCTATTTAGTGGACAAAAAGTATAGCAGAGAACAAGAAAATCTAATGTTAGAGCAAGGACAGAGCTTTATACAGCTTTATAAATCTGTTCCTGATAAGGAGTTGTTAAAGAGTACCTATAATGGATTCCTTGAATCGCTTTATTTGCGTATTCAGTTATATGATGGAACAGGAGATATACAAGTATTTGGAAGTCAAAGAAAGGAAATAACAAAGATTTCCGATGAAATTGTGCAATCCGTTAAACAGGGGGATGTGTACAAAAGCGAGAAAGATATTTTTGGTTACATGACTGTAGGACTTCCGTTTACAGTTGATGGAGAGCCACATGCTGTATTTGTATATATTGATGACGGAGGTATGACAAAAGATCTTTATAAAATATTAAACATCGGATTGTTTGTAGCGATCATGCTTGGAGCGTTGTTGATTTTAGTTGTTTCTCGTTACATCGTTCACCCGCTTACAAAAATGACGGATGTCACAAAAAAATTGGCAAAAGGACAATTTGATGTTCAGCTACACTCAAAGCGGAAAGATGAAATCGGAACGCTTTCTAGGAGCATAGATGCGATGGCGAAAGACTTGAGCCGTCTCGAAGAAATGCGCCGCAACTTTATTTCGGATGTCTCTCATGAAGTTCAAACACCGCTCACTTCCATTCGCGGATTTTCAAAAGCGCTGAAGAGAGAAGGATTATCAGAAATGGAGCGAATCGAATTTAGTGAAGTGATTGAACAGGAAAGTGAACGCTTATCAAGGCTATGTCGCAATTTACTTAGTCTTGCTTCGTTAGAATCGGATCAGCATCCTTTTGATCCCACTTCATATGCCCTTGATGAACAAATTCGCGGTTTAATCTTGAAAACAGAGCCGCAATGGCTGGAGAAAGAATTGGAGCTAGAGATTAAATTGCCAAAAGCAACGATTGAAGCAGATCGCGATCTTCTATATCAAGTATGGATGAATTTATTACAAAACAGCATTAAATATAATCATCAAGGGGGAAAGATTCGAATTTGGCTGCGGCCAAAAGGCGAGCGAGTTCAGGTCGGTGTGGAGGATACGGGACCTGGGATAGCGGATGAAGATCAGCGTCATATTTTTGATCGTTTTTATCGGGCCGATTCTTCTAGGACAGAAAAGACAAGCCACGGCATTGGGCTATCTATTGTGAAGAGAATTGTGGATATACATCAAGGTGACATTCATGTAGACAGCCAAATTGGGTCTGGGAGCCGTTTCGTTATCACATTGCCTCTTAGACAAAAGAGATAA
- a CDS encoding response regulator transcription factor: protein MVRILVAEDDPNIQRLLKIYLEPEGFDVIEAYDGKEALDKIFELQPELLVLDIMMPKMDGIEVCKEVRTFSQLPILMVTARGERMDKLNGFQNGADDYIVKPFDPMELLMRVKALLRRYRISWSHHLQLGQVLLDKLALTVSMDSQSIVLPQKEFELLFRLASYPGKIFTRAQLIEQIWGMDYEGDERTVDVHIKRVRERTRQMNEDFKIVTVRGLGYRLEVMS, encoded by the coding sequence ATGGTGCGGATCTTAGTTGCTGAGGATGATCCTAATATTCAACGGTTGTTAAAGATTTATTTAGAACCTGAGGGATTCGATGTTATTGAAGCTTATGATGGTAAAGAAGCTCTTGATAAAATATTTGAACTTCAGCCTGAATTACTTGTGTTAGATATTATGATGCCGAAAATGGATGGGATCGAAGTTTGTAAGGAAGTGCGCACTTTTTCACAGTTACCGATTTTAATGGTGACGGCAAGAGGAGAACGGATGGACAAATTAAACGGCTTTCAAAATGGTGCGGATGATTATATCGTTAAGCCATTTGATCCAATGGAGCTTCTCATGCGCGTGAAAGCGTTATTAAGAAGATACCGAATCAGCTGGTCTCACCATCTTCAGCTTGGGCAAGTACTACTTGATAAATTAGCCTTGACCGTCTCTATGGACAGCCAATCTATTGTGCTGCCGCAAAAGGAGTTTGAGTTATTATTCCGTTTAGCTAGCTACCCAGGAAAAATTTTCACTCGTGCTCAACTAATCGAGCAAATATGGGGAATGGACTATGAAGGAGATGAACGCACCGTTGATGTTCATATTAAACGAGTTCGTGAGCGAACGCGACAAATGAACGAGGATTTTAAAATTGTCACGGTCCGTGGGCTTGGATACCGTTTAGAAGTGATGTCATGA
- a CDS encoding TetR/AcrR family transcriptional regulator gives MKKNKPKYRQIIDAAVVVIAENGYHQAQVSKIAKQASVADGTIYLYFKNKDDILISLFREKMGDFVAKIREAVAGKSTAAEKLLVLVENHFKILSEDPHLAVVTQLEVRQSIKELRLQINAVIKDYLLLIDDVLKEGVRTGEFKGSLNILLARQMIFGTMDETVTTWVMNDQKYDLKSLASEVGDMLLNGFSAR, from the coding sequence TTGAAAAAAAACAAACCAAAATACCGCCAAATCATTGATGCAGCAGTCGTTGTGATTGCAGAGAACGGTTATCACCAAGCGCAAGTTTCTAAGATTGCGAAACAAGCAAGCGTAGCGGATGGTACGATTTATTTGTACTTTAAAAATAAAGACGATATATTAATTTCTTTGTTCCGGGAAAAAATGGGGGACTTTGTAGCAAAAATTCGAGAAGCTGTAGCAGGAAAATCGACAGCGGCGGAGAAGTTATTAGTGTTGGTAGAAAATCATTTTAAAATCTTGTCGGAAGATCCCCATTTAGCTGTCGTCACTCAGCTAGAGGTTCGCCAGTCGATCAAGGAGCTGCGCCTGCAAATTAATGCAGTGATCAAAGATTATTTGCTGTTAATAGATGATGTTTTAAAAGAGGGCGTACGTACGGGTGAGTTTAAGGGATCGTTAAATATCTTACTCGCTAGGCAAATGATTTTTGGGACGATGGATGAAACCGTTACCACTTGGGTGATGAATGATCAAAAATATGATCTCAAATCGCTTGCATCAGAAGTGGGAGACATGTTATTGAATGGATTTTCTGCCCGCTAA
- a CDS encoding efflux RND transporter permease subunit, whose amino-acid sequence MIQLTKWSLKNGIAVFLLCLLVLGGGIFASRTIPKEIMPDVTYPALFVQVTTPNGTSAEVNEERITKPFEEQLNASADAKSVISTTSSQMITFQIEYPYGTDLDKSSAKLESIISGLSLPEYTEHNILTTDSMMNTIMQFALTSEQPDELQAFLNDTLIPEMKKTEGIASIDVSGESENQWLIQVDEKKARENGLTLQAIREALEMKNKDVSIGAIESEGNTIPVSLNRQIRTVEELKKTKITPPSTLGTPATPVELGDIAEIEMKKEGEELSRYNGETAFVINVTKEKNGNTVEITKAVDKLINEYQKQENYEVFPIMNFGNEIETSISKLVKEGLFGALFTVIVIALFLRSFRATIISIISLPVSIFVTIFIFEKMGYSLNVMTLGGLAVAIGRIVDDSIVVIENIDRWLKEQGGQLPKKEIARKATQEVMKAIASSTIVTCIVFLPIVFVSGFTGEQFRPFSLAVVFSILASFFVAIMLIPMLSSVFLKMKPKKEKESKITRFYEKTLRGALKRKWLVIMASLLLLVGSFALVPMMGFSLMPSESGTSMKIGMKLPASAEIEDTNAASEKVESYLESRKEVDYSSVQVGQSLDPMSMQSSENEAVFIVKLKEGYKADALLKPFKKDLENKVATAEMTVEDYSAMMGSGPAGNEVNVELYGNNFAALEKASNQVEEHLKENDQLKNIKNEMTGARTKWEVEINDEGRKANVDATQLMAAIQERLVPVQLMDYELNDETYSLTLEYDKKVASKEDLLNLKVLTMNGEKALKDIAELKEVKTPVEIKHEDGQALAKVTATVKGQNVLEETKKIEKEMKELSFEDGVTLKTGGANEEINQEFSKMIVAMLMAIGLVFIVLCATFQGILTPIVILTSILFVPIGSFSLLLLTGQPLSLSSMIGLLMLIGVVVTNAVVLLDRVETNRKNGMDVTEALVEAGKVRLRPIVMTAVATICALIPLALSSDTESVSAALISKGLAITVIGGLTTSTILTLIVVPSIYKAVKRDRKKVTRNKRKTA is encoded by the coding sequence ATGATACAATTGACAAAATGGAGTCTGAAAAATGGAATTGCTGTTTTCTTACTTTGTCTATTAGTTCTTGGAGGAGGAATATTTGCTTCTCGAACCATTCCGAAAGAAATTATGCCAGATGTTACTTACCCTGCCTTATTTGTTCAGGTTACAACCCCGAATGGTACATCAGCAGAAGTAAATGAGGAGCGGATCACGAAGCCATTTGAAGAGCAGTTGAATGCTAGTGCAGATGCAAAAAGCGTCATCAGTACCACATCGAGTCAAATGATTACGTTTCAAATTGAATACCCTTATGGCACAGATCTTGATAAATCATCCGCTAAGCTTGAATCCATTATTAGTGGACTATCACTTCCAGAATATACAGAGCACAACATCTTAACGACAGACAGCATGATGAACACGATTATGCAATTCGCTTTAACATCTGAGCAGCCAGACGAGTTACAAGCGTTTCTTAATGACACATTGATTCCTGAAATGAAGAAAACGGAAGGAATCGCCAGCATTGATGTAAGTGGAGAATCGGAAAATCAATGGCTCATTCAAGTAGATGAAAAGAAAGCACGCGAAAATGGGCTGACGCTACAAGCTATAAGAGAAGCGTTAGAAATGAAAAATAAAGATGTATCGATAGGGGCGATAGAGAGTGAAGGCAACACAATTCCTGTGAGCTTGAATCGCCAAATTCGCACCGTGGAAGAGTTGAAGAAGACCAAAATCACTCCCCCTTCTACACTTGGAACTCCGGCAACACCTGTGGAGCTTGGGGACATCGCTGAAATTGAAATGAAGAAAGAAGGGGAAGAGCTTTCTCGTTATAATGGTGAGACGGCTTTTGTGATCAATGTAACAAAAGAAAAGAATGGAAATACCGTAGAAATAACGAAGGCCGTTGACAAGCTGATTAACGAATATCAAAAGCAAGAGAACTATGAAGTGTTTCCAATTATGAATTTCGGAAACGAAATTGAGACATCGATCTCTAAGCTTGTCAAGGAAGGGTTATTTGGTGCTTTATTTACAGTCATCGTCATTGCTTTATTTTTAAGAAGCTTCCGAGCAACGATTATCTCGATCATTTCTTTGCCTGTTTCGATCTTTGTCACCATCTTTATTTTTGAAAAAATGGGATACAGCTTAAATGTCATGACCCTTGGTGGTCTGGCGGTGGCGATCGGACGAATTGTAGATGATAGTATCGTTGTTATTGAAAATATCGATCGTTGGCTGAAAGAACAAGGTGGGCAACTTCCGAAAAAAGAGATTGCTCGTAAAGCCACACAAGAGGTGATGAAGGCGATCGCTTCTTCTACGATTGTGACTTGTATCGTCTTTTTACCAATTGTTTTCGTTTCAGGCTTTACAGGTGAGCAATTCCGTCCATTCTCATTAGCGGTTGTCTTCTCTATTCTAGCTTCGTTCTTTGTTGCGATCATGTTAATTCCAATGCTTTCAAGCGTCTTTTTAAAGATGAAGCCGAAGAAAGAGAAAGAATCCAAGATCACTCGTTTTTATGAAAAAACGTTGCGCGGTGCTTTAAAAAGAAAATGGCTCGTGATCATGGCTTCACTGCTATTATTAGTCGGTTCATTTGCACTCGTTCCAATGATGGGCTTTTCTTTAATGCCATCTGAAAGCGGAACGTCAATGAAGATCGGCATGAAACTACCAGCCTCAGCAGAAATTGAGGATACGAATGCTGCTTCAGAAAAGGTAGAGAGCTATTTAGAAAGTCGAAAAGAAGTCGATTATAGCAGTGTCCAAGTTGGTCAATCTCTTGATCCAATGTCGATGCAAAGTAGTGAAAATGAAGCCGTTTTTATTGTGAAGCTAAAAGAAGGTTATAAGGCAGACGCCTTGCTTAAACCTTTTAAGAAAGATTTAGAAAACAAAGTGGCAACTGCTGAAATGACGGTGGAAGATTACTCTGCCATGATGGGTTCTGGGCCAGCAGGCAACGAAGTCAATGTAGAATTATATGGCAATAATTTTGCTGCACTGGAGAAAGCTTCTAATCAAGTAGAAGAACATTTAAAAGAAAATGATCAGTTGAAAAACATAAAAAATGAAATGACTGGTGCTCGTACAAAATGGGAAGTGGAAATTAATGACGAAGGGCGTAAAGCCAATGTGGATGCTACTCAGCTCATGGCGGCCATTCAAGAGCGTTTAGTTCCAGTTCAATTAATGGATTATGAATTAAATGATGAAACATATAGCCTCACACTTGAATATGACAAAAAAGTAGCAAGTAAAGAAGACTTATTAAACTTAAAAGTGTTAACCATGAACGGTGAAAAAGCTTTAAAAGATATCGCTGAGCTGAAAGAAGTGAAAACACCGGTAGAAATTAAACATGAAGACGGTCAAGCATTAGCTAAAGTAACGGCCACGGTCAAAGGTCAGAACGTATTAGAAGAGACTAAAAAGATTGAAAAAGAAATGAAAGAGCTCTCTTTTGAAGATGGTGTGACACTAAAAACAGGCGGAGCGAATGAGGAAATCAATCAAGAATTTTCTAAAATGATCGTAGCGATGCTGATGGCTATTGGCTTAGTATTTATCGTGCTGTGTGCGACGTTCCAAGGAATATTAACGCCGATTGTGATTTTAACATCCATTCTCTTTGTACCGATCGGTTCATTTAGCTTGTTGCTACTAACGGGTCAACCTTTATCTTTAAGCTCCATGATCGGATTATTGATGTTGATTGGGGTTGTTGTCACAAATGCGGTCGTTTTACTTGACCGTGTGGAAACGAATCGAAAGAATGGAATGGATGTAACAGAGGCACTAGTTGAAGCAGGAAAAGTGCGCCTTCGTCCGATTGTGATGACAGCCGTTGCCACCATTTGTGCGCTCATTCCACTTGCTTTATCTAGCGATACTGAATCCGTATCAGCCGCGCTTATTTCAAAAGGGTTAGCCATCACAGTCATTGGTGGATTGACGACTTCTACCATACTAACACTTATTGTCGTCCCTTCTATCTATAAAGCGGTTAAACGCGATCGAAAAAAAGTAACGCGTAACAAAAGGAAAACGGCTTAA
- a CDS encoding long-chain-fatty-acid--CoA ligase, protein MTDKRWLSQYPEEIPTTLTYKEQPVQQYLTKAANDYPNKIAIHFLGKELTFTEVYESALKLARYLQKLGVEKGDRVAIMLPNGPQAVISYFGVLYAGGIVVQTNPLYTEREIEYQMQDSGSKVMITLDILYPRVRSVWANTNLEHLIVTAVKDYLPFPKNIIYPYIQKKQTGLVVHIEERGINHEFKKIIANETAEEIEIPLNFEEDLALLQYTGGTTGFPKGVMLTHKNLVSNATMCDAWLYKCKHGEEVVLGIIPFFHVYGMTTVMILSIMQGYKMVLLPKFDPKTTLKTIEKQKATLFPGAPTIYIALLNDPDLPKYDLSSIHGCLSGSAPLPVEVQQKFEKITGGKLVEGYGLSETSPIVHGNFLWDGERVKGSIGVPWPDTDAGIISMQTGEFLPPHEVGEIVVKGPQIMKGYWNRPEETEMAFKDGWFLTGDIGYMDDKGYFYVVDRKKDMIIAGGYNIYPREVEEILYEHEAIQETVVAGVPDPYRGETVKAYVVLKEGYEVTEEEINAFARDHLAPYKVPKIYEFRKELPKTAVGKILRRALVDEEKKKLEKTS, encoded by the coding sequence ATGACGGATAAGAGGTGGCTTTCGCAATATCCAGAGGAGATACCAACGACTTTGACGTATAAAGAGCAACCCGTTCAACAGTATTTAACAAAGGCAGCGAATGATTACCCTAATAAAATAGCCATACATTTCTTAGGAAAAGAATTGACGTTTACAGAAGTGTATGAGTCTGCTTTAAAACTAGCTCGCTATTTACAAAAGCTAGGGGTAGAAAAAGGAGACCGAGTAGCGATTATGCTGCCCAATGGCCCACAAGCCGTGATTAGCTATTTCGGTGTATTGTATGCTGGGGGAATTGTTGTTCAAACGAATCCATTGTATACAGAAAGAGAGATTGAATACCAAATGCAGGACTCCGGTTCTAAAGTCATGATCACTCTTGATATTCTCTATCCGCGTGTCCGCAGTGTTTGGGCAAACACAAATCTTGAACATCTAATTGTAACCGCTGTCAAAGATTACTTGCCTTTTCCGAAAAACATCATCTATCCTTACATTCAGAAGAAACAAACAGGTCTCGTCGTTCACATCGAAGAACGAGGAATCAATCATGAATTCAAAAAAATAATAGCTAATGAAACAGCAGAAGAAATAGAGATTCCACTGAATTTTGAAGAAGATCTTGCCTTGCTTCAATATACCGGTGGGACGACAGGGTTTCCAAAAGGTGTGATGCTCACGCATAAAAATTTAGTCTCGAATGCGACGATGTGTGATGCTTGGCTGTACAAATGCAAGCATGGAGAAGAAGTGGTGCTTGGCATTATCCCTTTCTTTCATGTGTATGGCATGACAACTGTGATGATCTTATCCATTATGCAAGGGTACAAAATGGTGTTGTTGCCTAAGTTTGATCCGAAAACGACACTGAAGACGATTGAGAAACAAAAAGCGACACTTTTTCCAGGAGCTCCAACGATATATATCGCGTTATTGAATGACCCGGATTTGCCAAAATATGATCTCTCCTCCATCCATGGTTGCTTGAGCGGTTCCGCTCCGTTACCAGTCGAGGTACAGCAGAAATTTGAAAAAATCACGGGTGGTAAATTGGTAGAAGGATATGGTTTGTCAGAAACGTCCCCTATTGTTCACGGCAATTTCCTTTGGGATGGCGAACGGGTGAAAGGAAGTATTGGTGTTCCGTGGCCGGATACGGATGCTGGTATCATTTCCATGCAAACAGGAGAATTTCTACCACCTCATGAAGTAGGGGAAATTGTCGTGAAAGGGCCGCAAATTATGAAAGGCTATTGGAATCGTCCAGAAGAGACGGAAATGGCATTTAAAGATGGCTGGTTTTTAACGGGAGATATTGGTTACATGGATGACAAAGGCTATTTTTATGTCGTTGACCGCAAGAAAGATATGATTATTGCAGGTGGATATAATATTTATCCGCGTGAAGTGGAAGAAATACTATATGAGCATGAAGCGATTCAAGAAACAGTCGTTGCTGGCGTACCGGATCCTTACCGCGGAGAAACTGTTAAGGCGTACGTCGTATTGAAGGAAGGATATGAAGTAACGGAAGAGGAAATAAACGCGTTCGCTAGAGATCATCTCGCTCCTTATAAAGTGCCAAAAATTTATGAATTTCGAAAAGAACTGCCAAAAACAGCTGTCGGAAAAATTTTGCGGCGTGCACTAGTAGACGAAGAAAAAAAGAAATTAGAGAAAACGAGTTAA
- a CDS encoding enoyl-CoA hydratase — translation MEYISLEKVGRVAEITIKRPPANALSGALIEEIDHVLDEIEADQDIRVLLLKGEGRFFSAGADIKEFTSIETGEEFSQLAARGQRVFERIETFSKPVIAAIHGAALGGGLELAMSCHIRLVTEKAKLGLPELSLGLVPGFAGSQRLPRYVGMAKAAEMLLTSEPISGKEAVQWGLANHAYDDEELLPKAREMAAKIAQKSPVSIKAAIELLNYSKHAEYYKGVQKEADSFGVVFVSEDAKEGIQAFIEKRQPEFTGQ, via the coding sequence ATGGAGTACATATCTTTGGAAAAAGTGGGCCGAGTGGCTGAAATCACAATTAAGCGTCCACCGGCCAATGCTTTATCTGGTGCATTGATTGAAGAAATCGATCATGTGTTAGATGAAATCGAAGCGGATCAAGATATTCGAGTCCTTCTACTGAAGGGAGAAGGTAGATTTTTCTCAGCTGGAGCCGATATTAAGGAGTTTACCTCCATCGAGACAGGAGAAGAGTTTTCACAGCTCGCTGCAAGAGGACAACGTGTATTCGAAAGAATTGAAACCTTTTCGAAACCAGTGATTGCCGCTATTCATGGGGCGGCACTTGGCGGTGGCTTAGAGTTAGCGATGAGCTGTCATATTCGACTGGTAACGGAAAAGGCCAAGCTTGGGTTGCCTGAGTTATCCCTTGGTCTTGTCCCTGGATTCGCTGGATCACAGCGTCTACCGCGATATGTAGGCATGGCGAAAGCGGCAGAAATGCTGTTGACAAGTGAGCCGATTTCAGGAAAAGAAGCGGTTCAATGGGGTCTTGCCAACCACGCCTATGATGATGAAGAACTGTTGCCAAAAGCAAGGGAAATGGCAGCAAAAATAGCACAAAAAAGCCCAGTTAGCATCAAAGCAGCTATCGAGCTACTAAACTATTCAAAACACGCTGAATACTATAAAGGCGTGCAAAAGGAAGCGGATTCCTTCGGGGTTGTGTTTGTTTCAGAAGATGCGAAAGAAGGCATTCAAGCATTTATCGAAAAACGCCAGCCCGAATTTACAGGTCAATAA